One genomic segment of Lysobacter sp. 5GHs7-4 includes these proteins:
- a CDS encoding metallophosphoesterase family protein, with translation MRIAVVSDIHGNLDALTAVLADIRARHCDLTVNLGDILSGPLQPVETADLLIGLNLPTIRGNHERQLLDTPRPRMGASDAYARDALRADQLDWIAALPATLALNDAVYLCHGTPGDDLEYFLEHLDEDGPRAADTAEAARRAGAIAHALILCGHTHVPRALRLDDGRLVANPGSVGLQAYRADYPRPHAMEVGDPRARYAIADDATGHWRVEPIAVDYDHEAAAARALRNGRADWAHALRTGRVGP, from the coding sequence ATGCGCATCGCCGTCGTCTCCGACATCCACGGCAACCTCGACGCGCTCACCGCGGTGCTCGCCGACATCCGCGCGCGCCACTGCGACCTTACCGTCAACCTGGGCGACATTCTTTCCGGCCCGCTGCAGCCGGTGGAGACCGCCGATCTGCTGATCGGCCTGAACCTGCCCACGATCCGCGGCAATCACGAACGGCAACTGCTGGACACCCCGCGCCCGCGCATGGGCGCGTCCGACGCCTACGCGCGCGATGCGCTGCGCGCCGATCAGCTGGACTGGATCGCCGCGCTGCCGGCGACGCTGGCCTTGAACGACGCGGTCTATCTCTGCCACGGCACGCCGGGCGACGATCTCGAATACTTCCTGGAACACCTGGACGAGGACGGCCCACGCGCGGCCGACACGGCCGAGGCCGCACGACGCGCCGGCGCCATCGCCCATGCCTTGATCCTGTGCGGCCACACCCACGTGCCGCGCGCGCTGCGACTGGACGACGGCCGCCTGGTGGCGAATCCCGGCAGCGTCGGCCTGCAGGCCTATCGCGCCGACTACCCGCGTCCGCACGCGATGGAAGTCGGCGACCCGCGCGCCCGCTACGCCATCGCCGACGACGCAACCGGCCACTGGCGGGTCGAACCGATCGCGGTCGACTACGACCACGAGGCCGCCGCCGCGCGTGCATTGCGCAACGGGCGTGCGGACTGGGCGCACGCATTGCGCACAGGCCG
- a CDS encoding aldehyde dehydrogenase family protein: MTHAVLTALGLKDNESGTYLGHGEWSKTADAGVLEPVNPTDGAVLARVQASSQSDYDTIVERAQAAFAVWRTTPAPRRGEAIRLCSDALRKHKDALGSLVALEMGKSKPEGDGEVQEMIDIGDFAVGLSRQLYGLTMHSERPGHRMYEQWHPLGLVGVISAFNFPVAVWAWNAFIAAICGDITIWKPSPKTPLSAVASMKICNEALRAGGFPDIFFLFNDAGTELASNFVDDKRIALVSFTGSTKVGRHVGERVARRMGRSLLELGGNNAIIVDASADLKLAIPAIAFGAVGTAGQRCTTTRRLFVHESIHDDVLAKLIAAYKQVEKKIGDPTDPANLMGPLNSQDGVQAYLDAIAQAKASGGKVETGGERIDRPGNFVLPAIVTGLSNDAEVVQTETFAPILYVMKFKTLDEAIALQNDVPQGLSSSIFTANLKAAEAFLSAAGSDCGIANVNIGTSGAEIGGAFGGEKETGGGRESGSDAWRAYMRRQTNTINYSDALPLAQGIKFDL, from the coding sequence ATGACGCACGCTGTTTTGACTGCCCTGGGACTTAAGGACAACGAGTCGGGCACTTATCTGGGTCATGGCGAGTGGTCCAAGACCGCCGACGCCGGCGTGCTGGAACCGGTCAATCCCACCGACGGCGCCGTGCTGGCGCGCGTGCAGGCGTCCTCGCAGAGCGACTACGACACCATCGTCGAGCGCGCCCAGGCCGCGTTCGCGGTGTGGCGCACCACCCCGGCCCCGCGCCGCGGCGAAGCCATCCGCCTGTGCAGCGACGCGCTGCGCAAGCACAAGGACGCGTTGGGTTCGCTGGTCGCGCTGGAAATGGGCAAGTCCAAGCCCGAGGGCGACGGCGAAGTGCAGGAAATGATCGACATCGGCGACTTCGCCGTCGGTCTGTCGCGCCAGCTGTACGGCCTGACCATGCACTCCGAGCGCCCCGGCCACCGCATGTACGAGCAGTGGCACCCGCTGGGCCTGGTCGGCGTGATCTCGGCGTTCAACTTCCCGGTCGCGGTGTGGGCCTGGAACGCGTTCATCGCCGCCATCTGCGGCGACATCACCATCTGGAAGCCCTCGCCCAAGACCCCGCTGTCGGCGGTGGCCTCGATGAAGATCTGCAACGAAGCGCTGCGCGCCGGCGGCTTCCCGGACATCTTCTTCCTGTTCAACGACGCCGGCACCGAGCTGGCCTCCAACTTCGTCGACGACAAGCGCATCGCCCTGGTCAGCTTCACCGGCTCGACCAAGGTCGGCCGCCACGTCGGCGAGCGCGTCGCCCGCCGCATGGGCCGTTCCCTGCTGGAGCTGGGCGGCAACAACGCCATCATCGTCGACGCCTCGGCCGACCTGAAGCTGGCGATCCCGGCCATCGCGTTCGGCGCGGTCGGCACCGCCGGCCAGCGCTGCACCACCACGCGCCGCCTGTTCGTGCACGAGTCGATTCATGACGACGTGCTGGCCAAGCTGATCGCCGCCTACAAGCAGGTCGAGAAGAAGATCGGCGACCCGACCGACCCGGCCAACCTGATGGGCCCGCTCAACAGCCAGGACGGCGTGCAGGCCTACCTGGACGCGATCGCCCAGGCCAAGGCCAGCGGCGGCAAGGTCGAGACCGGCGGCGAGCGCATCGACCGCCCCGGCAACTTCGTGCTGCCGGCCATCGTCACCGGCCTGAGCAACGACGCCGAGGTAGTGCAGACCGAAACCTTCGCGCCGATCCTGTACGTGATGAAGTTCAAGACGCTGGACGAAGCCATCGCCCTGCAGAACGACGTGCCGCAGGGCCTGTCCTCGTCGATCTTCACCGCCAACCTCAAGGCCGCCGAGGCCTTCCTGTCGGCGGCCGGTTCGGACTGCGGCATCGCCAACGTCAACATCGGCACTTCCGGTGCCGAGATCGGCGGTGCGTTCGGCGGCGAGAAGGAAACCGGCGGCGGCCGCGAGTCGGGTTCGGATGCGTGGCGCGCCTACATGCGCCGCCAGACCAACACCATCAACTACTCCGACGCGCTGCCGCTGGCGCAGGGCATCAAGTTCGACCTGTAA